One window of Dendropsophus ebraccatus isolate aDenEbr1 chromosome 13, aDenEbr1.pat, whole genome shotgun sequence genomic DNA carries:
- the ERO1A gene encoding ERO1-like protein alpha isoform X2 — protein MLLQGDSVDMRAVILLLAVLCCLLPWGDPQHTPGSAAHSCFCQVAGYLDDCTCDVETIDEFNNNKLFPKLQKLLETDYFRYYKVNLKKPCPFWKDNSHCGIRDCAVQPCPTDAVPPGIKSPGFKYTEAANVGNGELECEKEKRLGAVDESLSEAAQEAFSQWNQHDDSTDDFCEHDDEESPDAEYVDLLINPERYTGYKGPDAWKVWNSIYEENCFKPKAVKRPLNPLATGRETMFYSWLKGLCVEKRAFYRLISGLHASINIHLSARYLLQDTWMNKIWGHNVTEFQLRFDATHTQNEGPRRLKNLYFIYLIELRAISKVLPFFERQSYLLYTGNDTKDLKTKELLLAILRDAKDFPLHFDENSLFAGDKKQADRLKEEFRQHFRNISKIMDCVGCFKCRLWGKLQTQGLGTALKILFSEKQIQNMSETGPSYGFHLKRQEIVALLNAFGRISTSVKELENFKSLLQNV, from the exons GTGGCCGGCTACCTGGATGATTGTACGTGTGATGTGGAGACTATAGACGAGTTCAATAACAATAAGTTATTTCCCAAACTGCAAAAACTACTGGAGACCGACTACTTCCGATATTACAAG GTAAACCTTAAGAAGCCATGTCCATTCTGGAAGGATAACAGCCATTGTGGAATAAGAGACTGTGCTGTGCAGCCTTGTCCCACG GATGCGGTTCCACCTGGCATAAAGTCTCCGGGATTTAAG TACACAGAAGCGGCCAACGTGGGCAATGGAGAACTGGAGTGTGagaaggagaagaggctgggggcagtGGATGAATCTTTAAG TGAAGCGGCCCAGGAAGCTTTCTCCCAATGGAATCAACATGACGATTCAACAGATGACTTCTGTGAACACGACG ATGAGGAGTCACCAGATGCAGAATACGTGGACTTGCTCATAAATCCTGAACGGTACACTGGTTACAAGGGACCAGATGCCTGGAAGGTCTGGAACAGTATCTACGAGGAAAACTGCTTCAA gccTAAAGCAGTAAAGCGGCCATTGAATCCTTTGGCAACTGGACGAG AGACCATGTTCTACAGCTGGTTGAAAG GCCTTTGTGTTGAGAAGAGAGCTTTCTATAGACTTATATCAGGACTTCACGCCAGCATCAATATTCATCTCAGCGCAAGATATCTGCTGCAAG ACACGTGGATGAATAAAATCTGGGGCCACAATGTGACAGAATTCCAGCTCCGCTTTGATGCCACACACACCCAGAATGAAGGTCCCAGGAGACTGAAGAACTTGTACTTTATTTATCTGATTGAGCTCCGAGCAATTTCTAAGGTGCTGCCCTTCTTCGAGAGGCAATCGTATCTGCTGTATACTGGAAACGacacaaaagacctgaaaaccaAGGAACTACTGCTCGCCATTCTCCGGGATGCCAA AGATTTCCCTCTACACTTTGATGAGAACTCACTGTTTGCCGGGGATAAGAAACAAGCCGACAGATTAAAG GAGGAATTCCGACAACACTTCCGAAACATCTCTAAGATAATGGACTGTGTTGGCTGCTTTAAATGTCGGCTATGGGGGAAGCTGCAG ACCCAGGGGTTGGGTACAGCTCTGAAAATACTTTTCTCAGAAAAACAAATTCAGAACATGTCAGAGACTGGACCGTCGTACGGATTCCACTTGAAGCGACAGGAAATCGTGGCTCTTCTTAATGCTTTTGGAAG AATTTCCACAAGTGTAAAGGAACTAGAGAACTTTAAGAGCCTTCTACAGAACGTTTGA
- the ERO1A gene encoding ERO1-like protein alpha isoform X1, with the protein MLLQGDSVDMRAVILLLAVLCCLLPWGDPQHTPGSAAHSCFCQVAGYLDDCTCDVETIDEFNNNKLFPKLQKLLETDYFRYYKVNLKKPCPFWKDNSHCGIRDCAVQPCPTDAVPPGIKSPGFKYTEAANVGNGELECEKEKRLGAVDESLSEAAQEAFSQWNQHDDSTDDFCEHDDEESPDAEYVDLLINPERYTGYKGPDAWKVWNSIYEENCFKPKAVKRPLNPLATGRGENDETMFYSWLKGLCVEKRAFYRLISGLHASINIHLSARYLLQDTWMNKIWGHNVTEFQLRFDATHTQNEGPRRLKNLYFIYLIELRAISKVLPFFERQSYLLYTGNDTKDLKTKELLLAILRDAKDFPLHFDENSLFAGDKKQADRLKEEFRQHFRNISKIMDCVGCFKCRLWGKLQTQGLGTALKILFSEKQIQNMSETGPSYGFHLKRQEIVALLNAFGRISTSVKELENFKSLLQNV; encoded by the exons GTGGCCGGCTACCTGGATGATTGTACGTGTGATGTGGAGACTATAGACGAGTTCAATAACAATAAGTTATTTCCCAAACTGCAAAAACTACTGGAGACCGACTACTTCCGATATTACAAG GTAAACCTTAAGAAGCCATGTCCATTCTGGAAGGATAACAGCCATTGTGGAATAAGAGACTGTGCTGTGCAGCCTTGTCCCACG GATGCGGTTCCACCTGGCATAAAGTCTCCGGGATTTAAG TACACAGAAGCGGCCAACGTGGGCAATGGAGAACTGGAGTGTGagaaggagaagaggctgggggcagtGGATGAATCTTTAAG TGAAGCGGCCCAGGAAGCTTTCTCCCAATGGAATCAACATGACGATTCAACAGATGACTTCTGTGAACACGACG ATGAGGAGTCACCAGATGCAGAATACGTGGACTTGCTCATAAATCCTGAACGGTACACTGGTTACAAGGGACCAGATGCCTGGAAGGTCTGGAACAGTATCTACGAGGAAAACTGCTTCAA gccTAAAGCAGTAAAGCGGCCATTGAATCCTTTGGCAACTGGACGAG GTGAAAATGACG AGACCATGTTCTACAGCTGGTTGAAAG GCCTTTGTGTTGAGAAGAGAGCTTTCTATAGACTTATATCAGGACTTCACGCCAGCATCAATATTCATCTCAGCGCAAGATATCTGCTGCAAG ACACGTGGATGAATAAAATCTGGGGCCACAATGTGACAGAATTCCAGCTCCGCTTTGATGCCACACACACCCAGAATGAAGGTCCCAGGAGACTGAAGAACTTGTACTTTATTTATCTGATTGAGCTCCGAGCAATTTCTAAGGTGCTGCCCTTCTTCGAGAGGCAATCGTATCTGCTGTATACTGGAAACGacacaaaagacctgaaaaccaAGGAACTACTGCTCGCCATTCTCCGGGATGCCAA AGATTTCCCTCTACACTTTGATGAGAACTCACTGTTTGCCGGGGATAAGAAACAAGCCGACAGATTAAAG GAGGAATTCCGACAACACTTCCGAAACATCTCTAAGATAATGGACTGTGTTGGCTGCTTTAAATGTCGGCTATGGGGGAAGCTGCAG ACCCAGGGGTTGGGTACAGCTCTGAAAATACTTTTCTCAGAAAAACAAATTCAGAACATGTCAGAGACTGGACCGTCGTACGGATTCCACTTGAAGCGACAGGAAATCGTGGCTCTTCTTAATGCTTTTGGAAG AATTTCCACAAGTGTAAAGGAACTAGAGAACTTTAAGAGCCTTCTACAGAACGTTTGA